ACTCCGAAGAATATTCGGAGGAATACTCGGAGGAAGACTCCGAAGAATATTCGGAGGAATACTCGGAGGAAGACTCCGAAGAATATTCGGAGGAATACTCGGAAGAATACTCGGAGGAAGACTCCGAAGAATACTCGGAGGTATACTCCGAAGAATATTCGGAGGAATACTCGGAGGTATACTCCGAAGAATATTCGGAGGAATACTCGGAGGTATACTCTTTTCAAACATCCTCAAGTTTCTTATCCGAAAGTGATTCTTCAGGTGACTCAATTCCTCACACACTGAGAGACTTTGGGGAATATTTCGTCACATTATAGACTCTCAGAAGGACTTCGAGCTTCTTAAACTGTGGATCCTACAAGTGGATTTTATTGATCCTGGATCCTCAAAGGTTCCCCAGTCTGAGGACCTTTTCAACCCTTAAAGTGAAACCTGTCAAACACTACTCACTGTAGACTTTGTGAGGTCGGTCCAGAGTCGTCGGTCCAGAGTCGTCGGTCCGGGTGGATTCACGCACGTCCGTTAAAGTGGATTCAAAATGTACCAAAACGTTATCAAGAAGATTTTTAGTTGAATCCCTTTCGCAGAGACGTCGGGTTCTACGGACTAAGCACATTTTAGCTGATTTTACATTAAATCTAAAGATTTATTAATGTCTTTATAAAGATCTGCGACTACACACaagaaacattataaaaaacTGTTGGTTTTTGTATTATAGCACTTTTTTGTACCTGATATTTGATCATGTTTGAAGCAGAGCAGGAGATCAATGTTTTTATACtaagtcattttcattttttaaagaagataaaaaaggatttaaaaaaaaggtttgtcttATTTCAAATCTCCAGAGACGGAGGTTCAGGACCAAAGATCACATCGGAAGTCAGTCGTTTGTTCTGCATCACGAGATTCTGTTTAATAATGACTCAGTTAGCAGCGCTAGCAGCGCTAACACCGCTAACGCATTCAGCACGTCCACAACGAGGCCTGAAACGCAAACAAAATGCCGAGCTAGCTAAAAACTGTTTAGCACCAAATCTACCAATTTCAATGTTAGCTTTGTTCGCTTCAACCTCTCGACAGTTTGTTCGGCCGAAGCAGCAACAGTAGCATCTCGTAGTGTACGATCACATGTCGTTGAGATTCTGCCGACGTCGTTGAATCAGAAATGTAGTTATCGTAGCGTCTGTGGCTCCTGTCATCAATAACATCTGGAAtcattttatgtgtgtgtagatatgtgtgtgtagatatgtgtgtagatatgtgtgtgtgtgtggatatgtgtgtgtagatgtgtgtgtagatatgtgtgtgtagatatgtgtgtgtagatatgtgtgtgtagatatgtgtgtgtagatatgtgtgtgtgtagatatgtgtgtgtagatatgtgtgtgtagatatgtgtgtgtagatatgtgtgtgtagatatgtgtgtgtatatgtgtgtgtgtagatatgtgtgtgtatatgtgtgtgtgtggatatgtgtggtgcacatatccacacacatgcatgatgGCGCTACACTATAGCTTAGCGCTGatcaaccaaactccattcagaaaacgaGCGTTTTAAGagcagtgtgtttgtggtcTCGCAGACCTGACAGCAGGAAACTGTTTACTGATTAGTTATTTCTGCTTCCTGTCTCTTGCAGGTTTTTATTACCACATTAAAACATCCCAACGTGACGACAGAACAACcaactcatttaaatatgttatcaATCATTTGGAAATGAAACGAGGAGGCCGGTAGATGTTGTCCAAAAGAAGTTGTCGTAAAATAAAACGTGTAAACTGACTGACCTCAGTCCCCCATTGGTCCCCTGAGACCTCCAACGAGCCAATAGCAGCAGTCTGCCgcagtgatgtcatcagtgaGGTGACCGCGTGACTTCACAGCGCCTCctttttattaatgaaatattattgttattgttgataGTCAGGAGGATGTTCACAATAAAGATGAAGCGTCCAATCAGAAGTCTCGTCTCCAAACTGTGTGTTGAAATGTTCAGTAAGTGTCCGTCAGCTGCtataatcagtgtgtgtgaagtgtgtgtccaacacacactcattaacaCATTACAGCAGAATGTAATAACATCTTCCTCTGAGCTTCACATCTGGATCACAATTTAACTTTTCACTGTTTGGGACAAACACCTGCTGtttccaataaatatataaataaatatataaataaacatatatatatttatatatatatatatatatatatttatatataatatatatttatatataaaatatatatatatataaatataaatatatataaatatataaatatatataaatatattataaatatataaatatatatctaaatataaatataatatatatatctaaatatataatatataccaatataaataaatatataaataaataaaataaatatataactaaataaatatataaataaataaaataaaataaatatatatatatatatatattttatgatgAATATGATATATTGACACAAAGTTAAATATCGCACCAGACTCCAGCCGGAATATCACGACTTTAAAACCCACTTCAAACACGCCTCGCAGTTTCCCCCCACTTCCAGTGTTgctgctaagctaggctaaccctggcagaacatgaatatttaaagaacAGGACGACAGAGACGGACTGAAAACTTTATTGACAGCAAAACGttaacacagctgtgtgtgtgtgtgtgtgtgtgtgtgtgtgtgtgttcagtgtgtggaGCATTTAGGCAGCTGGTTTCCCAGGATGACCCGTCTCTCTACTCCCTCCTCGGAGATGCTCGCCAGTCTGATCACCCCCCCGCTGGAGCCGTCTCTCTCCATCGCCAGAGAcacagctgacagacagacggagagacagagagacagagagacagagagacagataatgTTAGCATAGCTTTGatcaaccaaactccattcagaaaacaagcattttaagagttttcCTGAACTCAGCACTTGTTCCTGACGGAGTTATGTTCATACCACTGCAGTGAAGCAGGTTAATTCAGAGTGAGGCGAGCAGGTGTGAACAGCGTTAGTGTTCAGCTCCCAGCATGCCTTGCAGCCGTACCTGCAGCTGTGAGCTCCAGACACTGCTCTTTGGTCATCTTGGGTTTGTAGTTAGAGTCCATGTAGCCGTAGATGTAGGAGCTCCCGCTGCCGCCCACGGACACCGGCTGCCTCACCAGCATCCCACCAATAGGAACGCAGTACacctgagacacagacaggtgagcagTGAGACAGGCTCTCACAGGGGAAACTTGTGACACTGGCCGCTTCTCAAAATCTTTCAAATCGACCGATTTAACAAGGTCAtcgaacccacaatcctttACTCGCGACGCACTTCCTGTTCCCCGATTTTATCATAAGCGAGTAAACATCAGAGTCCAAATGTTTGTTCAGACGGCAGCAAAGAGAAGACGCTTCGTCAGTTTTAGActgaagagacacaaagcaaattAAATACTGCGAGTACCTGGCCCCCCTTGCGGCGGTCCCAGCCTGCCACCAGGATCCCGGCGCTCAGCTCTTCTCTGTAGCGGTAGCAGCTCGCTCTGAACAGATTGGCAGCCGTCTCCACCAACGGGGCCTCGTCCAGCTCGATGCTGGGGGGCGGGACCAAACACAGGGGAAGAttacctctctgtgtgtgtgtgtgtgtgtgtgtgtgtgtgtgtgtgtgtgtgtgttacctgtggaaGCCCAGCTGGTAGGTGACCACATCAGCGATGGCCTGCGTGTCAGCAGCTGATCCAGACCTGAAACACATGAAGATAAAACTCTGAAGAGTTCTCGTGTtgcagccgtgtgtgtgtatgtgtgtgtgttgctgaacAGACCTGCAGCAGAAGATCCGGTCATGGATCGGAGTCAGTTTGTCCGTCACTCTGTTGGCGATGTACgctctgagagacagacaggcagagagagaggagagagagacagagagagacaggcagagagagagacaaagagagagagagacagagagagacagacaggcagagagagagagagagagagagagagagagagagagagagagagacagacaggcagagagagagacagagagagacagagacagacagacaggcagagagagagattactttataatctcagagaaaaTCAAAGTTCTTTCCTCAAAGATTTACAGcctcattataatataatataatataatataatgtttaacaTAATCATAGCATCATCTACACTTTATTCTTTCTTACCCGGTGGTGGTTCGAGAGTCGGCACCGATCACCACTCCTCCATCATACTCCACCGCCATGATGGTGgtctgacagacaggtggagggaCAGACAGGTGGCAGACAGGTGGagggacagacaggtggtgtTTAATACAGCAGATTAACTTGTTTGTGAACAAGCGGGTAGAAACATTGCATCCATTATCGGACAACTTCTCGTCTACAGCCGTTTAAGGTCGCCTAAGCCAGGTGACCCCTTTATCGGACAGACTATTAGCACCTCATTCCGGCTTCATAGCCCACATTCACCGGTCTGCTACTTTTATAAACCCACTCCAGGTTCAGATCCCACACCGGGACTGAACCCAGCCCGGTTCGACCCGGTTCACACTTCTTTTAGTCCGGACTTTAACACAATCAGAGATAGCGTTAGCCGCCGTTAGCACCCTGCCGGAGAAGTGCTGTCTCATTCAGCCGCTGTTAACCGTTAACGACTCCTCACGGGAACAGAACCAGGTCCGGTCAGCTCTGCTCCAGTACCCAGAGCCCATGTACTCACCCCGGTGCTGACTTCCTGGCTGGTCCAGTCCGGAAACAGCTCGTTATTAGAAGAAATCTGCTGTCCGAAGTACGGCAtcattgctgctgctgccgccatcttgtctctctgtgtacCTACTGACGATGTGAGGGAGGCGGGAGATTTACGCGTTTAGCGCTGTGAATGGGTTACCAAAGAAATCATGTATAAACCTTTATCATTCAATAAGATGTTAGATGTCAGTCTTAATGTTTGTCTTGTTACTGAAagtgaaatgtacatttataaaactccacaaaagaaagttttGTTCTGGCATGTGAGCGGACAGCCCTGCAGCGGGGTCCTGAGCGCCACTGGAGACAGGAAAAGAAGGTAAACACCGCTGCTGCGTCGTAAAATGTCATTAAACTCACTTTAAATACAGAATTAAACGTGTTCAACACAATATGTCGCCTTTCAATGAGTTATTACATCTGTCTAATTGAAAGattttgtttaaattatgttttaatagcGTATCAGCCCGTTAAATGTCCCGTTCCGTCTGATCCGGCCGGAGGACCAGACTCTTTGacaaatatgtcattttattcCTCAACAttgaacaataaataactaaaaacatgtcataaaacctactttatacattttcagATTATATAGAATGTAATCTTCAATTCGGCACATATATGAAACACCCAATGTTCTGCCAGTGAGGTGATGAGAAAAATTTATctcaaacattattattttaaatgtgtgtttatttcagatGACGGTCCATAACTTGTACATATTTGACCGTAATGGCAGCTGTCTGTATTATAACGAGTGGAACCGCAAGAAGCAGGCGGGGATCTCCAAGGACGAGGTGAGAAAATAAAGACtctacaaaataataaaaacattttaaatccatCAAGTCTGTGGGGAAGTaaactgcctgtctgtctctctgcccgcctgtctgtctctctgcccgcctgtctgtctctctgcccgcctgtctgtctctctgcccgcccgcctgtctgtctctctgcccgcctgtctgtctctctgcccgcctgtctgtctctctgcccgcctgtctgtctgcaggagtttaAGCTGATGTACGGGATGCTGTTCTCCATCCGATCATTCGTCAGTAAGATGTCTCCTCTGGACATGTATCCTTCACAACAACagctacctgtctgtctgtctgcctgtctgtctctccccctgcCTGTCTGTGGTCCTTAGCagcctgtctgtcctcaggaAAGAGGGCTTCCTGACCTTTCAGACCAGCAAGTATCGCCTGCACTACTACGAGACTCCCAGCGGACTGAGGTTTGTCATGAACACGGACCTGTCTGTCCCCAACGCCAGAGAGACACTGCAGCACATATACAGCAACgtaagatacacacacacacacacacacacacacacacacacacacacacacacacacacaatatcagTCAGAAATCATCACAGCtagatattatagattatagatactCAGGGTTTCCTCCCCAAAATCAAAGTAATTGTGACaataatattactatatataatatatagtaatattattatttatataatatatagtaatattattagtattatttagaTAATATATAGTAAGTATGATTATGATAGGAGATATAGATAATATGAGAATAgtgagtatattatattatgagtatattataataatagtaatatatataataataataataataatatactatatatgatatatagtaagattatatatataagtaataatatatatactaatatatataataatatatatatactataatatatatatataatatatatatatatatatatatatatatatatatatatatatatatatatatatatttttttttttaggtctgAAAGATGACTTTTACccaaataaacataatttaactcttttttctctctgtttccctgtctgtctgcctgtctgtctgtctgcctgtctgtctctcagctgTATGTGGAGTACATAGTGAAGAACcccggtgtgtgtgttgggtcaGAGTTTGGACAGCGAGCTCTTCAGCAGCCGACTGGACGCTTTCATCCGAGCGTTGCCGTACTACAGCCCACGAGCTGCataacacaggacacacacacacacacacacacacagtgtttagtATTTATTGGTTGTATTAAAGGTCTGAACACGTCGCTGCCGtctgatgttttattctttataaataaagtaaagtgtttGAGCCTCAGATCTGCTgcgtatttattattatattatatgaaggAGACAGAACATGAAAGACATCAGGGCTGCGAGGACACACTTAGAACATCATCTGCAGAGTGATGACAGAATAATcgttgttgcagctctaatttcTCCAAAATGAAGAAGTAATCTGTCACCTGTGCCCCTTATATACTGACAGCCCAGTGCATCACCgccaccaagtgtccaaaataatattgcagggcttaaaccaaataataataaatgccaacaatCACGCAAAACGGCTTCTAcactaatgataataataccgtattttccgcactataaggcgcacttaaaagcctttcattttctcaaaaagcgacagtgcgccttataatccggagcgctttatatatggattaattctggttgtggttactgatcacgaagcgattttgtgtggtacacggcgctctgtcaaaatgttttagtacgactttggtaaactacaaagccacaccgcttgcagcattacggctaccgtagtccgcgtcgcggagtaatacatactgtgcttcaccataatatatatagtgtgtgtgtataaggaccacaaaatggcacctgtcaagagacacgcttacgacgcggacttcaaactcaaggctatcagtcacgcagtagaacatgggaatagagcagctgcgagagaattcaacattaatgaatcaatggtacggaagtggaggaagcaagaagatgacctgcgccaagtaaagaagaccatttggcggtatcagactgttttttttaacgtgttacaactgaacaaggttgggagttattgtgaacacgtttaataaagtttgactgactgacttatctgactgttttgtttcgcttaatgcgccttatagtccggtgcgctttatatatgaaaaaagatcgaaaatagaccattcattgacagtgcgccttataatccagtgcgctctatagtgcggaaaatacggtaatacattttatttgtaaagcgcctttcctgTTTCATGGCTAAAATCGATCTCAAGAATATTTCAAGAAAGAAAGTTTTCGGTTCTGAACCCTCAGGATTaaatcaaattgatttaaaTAGCCCAGTATCacaaaggaagagagcagggaggtgtcccccggcagtctaagcctatagcagcatgactaggggctgatccagggcaaacctgagccag
This DNA window, taken from Cottoperca gobio unplaced genomic scaffold, fCotGob3.1 fCotGob3_95arrow_ctg1, whole genome shotgun sequence, encodes the following:
- the LOC115006306 gene encoding proteasome subunit beta type-6-like; its protein translation is MAAAAAMMPYFGQQISSNNELFPDWTSQEVSTGTTIMAVEYDGGVVIGADSRTTTGAYIANRVTDKLTPIHDRIFCCRSGSAADTQAIADVVTYQLGFHSIELDEAPLVETAANLFRASCYRYREELSAGILVAGWDRRKGGQVYCVPIGGMLVRQPVSVGGSGSSYIYGYMDSNYKPKMTKEQCLELTAAAVSLAMERDGSSGGVIRLASISEEGVERRVILGNQLPKCSTH
- the LOC115006307 gene encoding LOW QUALITY PROTEIN: trafficking protein particle complex subunit 1-like (The sequence of the model RefSeq protein was modified relative to this genomic sequence to represent the inferred CDS: deleted 1 base in 1 codon) produces the protein MTVHNLYIFDRNGSCLYYNEWNRKKQAGISKDEEFKLMYGMLFSIRSFVSKMSPLDMKEGFLTFQTSKYRLHYYETPSGLRFVMNTDLSVPNARETLQHIYSNLYVEYIVKNPVCVLGQSLDSELFSSRLDAFIRALPYYSPRAA